A stretch of Chlamydiota bacterium DNA encodes these proteins:
- a CDS encoding BMC domain-containing protein has product MEPAIGLIEFNSIASGILATDAMAKRAEVSVVDSRGICPGKYLVLVTGDVEAVQRSLDAGLEAGGGAVTGTLLLPNVHAQVVPALIAATPVHALGALGVIETFNAPACIVAADAAAKETAIELVLIRVGNGLGGKSFVVLTGAWADVEAAVQAGIDRIKEMGALVRRVVIPNPHLDLNAFIL; this is encoded by the coding sequence ATGGAACCGGCAATCGGACTGATCGAGTTCAACAGCATCGCCTCGGGGATCCTCGCCACGGACGCGATGGCGAAGAGGGCCGAGGTCTCGGTGGTGGACTCGCGCGGCATCTGTCCCGGCAAGTACCTCGTGCTGGTCACGGGGGACGTCGAGGCGGTGCAGCGGTCCCTCGACGCGGGCCTCGAGGCGGGCGGCGGCGCGGTCACCGGCACGCTGCTGCTGCCGAACGTGCACGCGCAGGTCGTCCCGGCGCTCATCGCGGCCACGCCGGTCCACGCCCTCGGGGCGCTGGGCGTCATCGAGACGTTCAACGCCCCCGCCTGCATCGTCGCCGCGGACGCCGCCGCGAAGGAGACGGCGATCGAGCTCGTCCTCATACGCGTCGGCAACGGGCTCGGGGGAAAATCGTTCGTCGTGCTCACGGGGGCCTGGGCGGACGTCGAGGCGGCCGTCCAGGCCGGCATCGACCGGATCAAGGAGATGGGGGCGCTCGTCCGCCGCGTGGTGATCCCGAACCCCCACCTGGACCTGAACGCCTTCATCCTCTGA